The Fervidibacillus albus genome contains a region encoding:
- a CDS encoding redox-sensing transcriptional repressor Rex, which produces MSEPLKIPKATAKRLPLYYRFLQNLYRSGKQRVSSAELSEAVKVDSATIRRDFSYFGALGKKGYGYNVHYLLSFFRKTLNQDELTKVALIGVGNLGTALLKYNFTKNNNTKIVYAFDNNVEKIGKTVGDIPVFGMDQLEKKLKEDEIEVAILTVPATVAQMITDRLVKTNVKGIVNFTPARLTVPSTVSVHHIDLAVELQSFVYFINHYSDDEPIVEEEIEEEMQPQK; this is translated from the coding sequence ATGTCTGAACCATTGAAAATCCCGAAAGCCACAGCTAAACGCCTTCCGCTTTATTACCGTTTTTTACAAAATTTATATCGGTCGGGGAAGCAACGAGTTTCTTCAGCGGAACTGAGTGAGGCCGTAAAGGTGGATTCCGCTACGATTCGAAGGGATTTTTCCTATTTTGGTGCTTTAGGAAAAAAGGGTTACGGCTATAATGTTCATTATTTATTATCTTTTTTTCGAAAAACCTTGAATCAAGATGAGCTGACAAAGGTAGCGTTAATCGGTGTCGGGAATTTAGGGACAGCATTGTTAAAGTATAATTTCACGAAAAATAACAACACGAAGATTGTCTATGCCTTTGACAACAACGTAGAAAAAATTGGAAAAACGGTTGGAGATATTCCGGTATTCGGTATGGATCAATTGGAAAAAAAACTGAAGGAGGATGAAATCGAAGTCGCAATATTGACCGTTCCTGCAACAGTTGCGCAAATGATTACCGATCGGTTAGTAAAAACGAACGTTAAAGGAATTGTCAACTTTACGCCGGCCCGATTAACCGTTCCATCTACTGTCAGTGTCCACCATATTGATTTAGCGGTAGAACTTCAGTCTTTCGTCTATTTTATTAACCATTATTCCGATGATGAACCGATCGTTGAAGAAGAAATTGAAGAAGAAATGCAACCACAAAAATAA
- the tatA gene encoding twin-arginine translocase TatA/TatE family subunit, whose translation MPQIGPFSLLVILIVALLIFGPKKLPELGRAVGNTLKEFKNATKGLTDDDEGETKKKSIDQGKG comes from the coding sequence ATGCCTCAAATCGGACCGTTTAGTTTGCTTGTCATCTTAATTGTCGCTTTGTTAATTTTTGGACCGAAAAAACTACCGGAATTGGGACGCGCCGTTGGAAATACGCTAAAAGAATTCAAAAATGCGACAAAAGGTTTGACGGATGATGATGAAGGTGAAACGAAAAAGAAGTCCATCGACCAAGGAAAAGGATGA